TTTGATCAGCCCCTTTGGCATGTGACCGCTCTTCCAGCGGCCGCCGCCGTAGCCGAATAGCGATTCATAGACTGGTCGCGTCCGCTGGCGGATGGCGGGGTATGTGCGGATTTCTCATCGGAGGCTTCCGAGTTGCAGTTGGAGACATTTTCAACCATTGTGCGCGGCGCATTCTCCAGCGCATGCCGGCGTCACGGCTTTATTGCGGCCGACTTCCACGTATGCGACGCCTCGGATGAAGGGACGTTGGGCGTTCGTCTGGTCAGCGTACTTCGCCCTGAAACTGGCGCATCCATGCTGTATGCCGCCGGACCCCGCGACTTCTGGCCTGCGGAGTTCGAGCACGACTTGATGACGGAAATATTTGGGACCGCACCAGACTGAAGGCTGCCACTCCGGACGCGGCACAGCCCCGCCAAGATGCCGGTTCGCTGGCCCGTTCGGGTCGAAGCCACCCCCGGGTTTTTGCATGGGGGCTGAAGCTACATCATCTTCTGCGCGCGATTTACCATGGAAAAGTCTCACACGAGCGTGGCCGGCGCCGCGGCGAGATGAAAGTAATCTCGGGATCGCATGCGCTGCTGACCAACATTGTTCTGGCGTGGAACACCGCCCAGATGCAGAGCCTGGTCGACCGGCTGCGTAAGGAAGGCCAGGTCATCGAAGATGGCTGGCTGCGTCGCATGGGCCCGGTCCATTTCAGCCACATCAATTTCCGGGGCACTTTCCGCTTTCCTGTGGAGCGCTACGCGGACGCGCTCCTACAACGATCCCGGACGGCGACGCGTCGGTCTGCATGAGTCCGAGGGTACGAGGAGTCCTTGCACTCAGGTTGCGAGCCGAGCTAAGGTTGAATCAGCGGCGGACTTTCAAATCTCTTCGTCGGCCGTACGGCGCCTATCTTGACTCAGCGCGCTCCTACGCTGCTCAAGTCGCGCAAGGGGTCGATAACCCTCAAAATGCCAGTTTTCGCCCACCTGGGATCGTTTTCAACAACATGTTGTAGGTAGAAAATGTTGGATCCCAGGTTGCGTTTGACAACTCACGAGGCGGGCCCCGCGATGGCACCCAATTCCGGTGGCAAGGCCGAACAGGCCGGCGACAGCGCGTCGCTGAAGGCGCTCGCCCGCGTCGGGTTGATCGCTTACGGCGTTGTGCACCTCTTGATCGGCTGGCTGGCGCTGCAGATCGCATGGGGCGCGCCGGCAGGCAAGAGCGCCGACATCTCCGGGGCGCTGAGAACATTGGCTGATCAGCCCTTTGGCAGGATCCTGCTATGGCTGGTTGCGGTCGGCATGGTGGCGCTCGCGCTCTGGCAGGCCAGTGAAGCCATCTGGGGCTATCGCAACCGCGTAGGTGCCAAACGGGTCCGCAATCAAGTCACCAGCGGGGCCAAGGCCGTGATCTACGCCGCCCTGGGGGTCAGCGCAGCTTCGGTCGTGCTCGGCTGGGGATCGTGGGACGCGCAGTCCCAGCAGCAAACCACCTCAGGTGTGCTGGCGTGGCCCGCCGGGCGGGTGATCGTCGTGGTCACGGGGCTGATCATCATTGGCGTCGGCGTGGCCGGGATGGTCAAGGGCGTGAAGAAATCCTTCAACGAGGAGATTGACACTTCGTCGATGTCCCCAGTTGCCCGGAAAGGCGTGGCGCGACTGGGCCAAGTCGGATACATCGCCAAGGGGGTGGCACTGGGCGTGGTGGGGGCCTGCTCAGCTATGCGGCGCTGACCTTCCACCGGCAGAAGGCGCCGGGGCTGGACGGCGCGCTGCATGCGATCCTGGCGCAGCCGTTGGGGCGGTTTCTGCTTACGGCCGTGGCGCTTGGATTCGTGGCCTTCGGCCTGTTCGCGATGCTCGAGTCACGCTACCGCCGGATGTAGCCCTTCTGGACCGAGTGAACGTACGCTGGTTCAGCAGTCGGGAGCGGGCGTGCGTCCCGACCGTCATCTCCAAGAGTCCGCTGCGCGAGGTGCGGAGAAGCTCGGAAATTGTTTGCGGCAGAGGGGCTCGCACATCAAGGACCTCAGGAGGGTTGGCCGCTATCCGTCTTTTTGGGGCCTTCCTGCGCACGCGCCGGGTCACCCACCTTTTCCAGCGGTTGGCTTTGTTCGAGTCGCTGGGAGAGCCGGGGCCGTCGCGAGCCATGCCGGAGCATTTGACGCGCGACCTCAAGCGGGCGGCCAAGGAAGACGTCGCCGCCGCGCTGGTACGATTGCACGCGCATGAAGACGGCCTTCCAATGCCGAAGTGGAGGAACGTCTCAGGCGCATCGGCCCCAATGAAGTCGACCACGAAAAGCCACTGCCGGCATGGCTGCACCTGTGGCAATCCTATCGGAACCCCTTCAATCTGCTGCTCACGGTGCTGGCGGCAATCTCGTATGTGACCGAGGACTTGAAGGCGACCATCGTGATCGGCACGATGGTTATCCTGTCGAAGCTGATCCGCTTCGTGCAGGAGCGTCGTCCGAACCAGGCCGCTGAATCGTTGAAGGCCATGGCCATCCCCTTTCAAGTCGCGTCCACCAGCGCTGCCACTTGGCGTTTGGCAGGGCGGCGGGAAGGTGGCTCTGCCCGACTACTTGCCGTACTTTGCCTTCACATCAGCCGTACACTTGTCCTTGGCATCGCCGGACATGGCATCGCATTTCTCCCTGTCGGCCCTGTACTTAGCGTCCAGGGTGTCCTTTTGGCTTCGCGACGAGCCTCCGCGACATCTGTGCTGGTGCCGGTTGAGGCGGCCTTCTCGACCCTGGCCGCGCCAAGCGCCTTCTCGTGAACAACCTTGGCTTCATTCAAGCAAACATCCTTGTCGATGCCCTTCCTGTCGTCGCCGCACATTTCCTTAGCCACGTCATAGTCTCGGTCGGCCTTGACCTTGTGTGCCTTCGCTTGCGCCTTTGCGGTGCCGTCGCGCGAGGCATCGGCGTTGGCCTTCGCAACATCTCGATCCCGCTTCGCCTCGGCTTTGCAGACGTCCTTGTCGTTGCCCTTCCTGCCGCCGCACTTGTTGCTCGCTGTCTTGTAGTCAGCGTCGGCCTGTTTCAGCGCGGCGTCGTAATCTGCCTTCCCACCCGCGGACAAGGCTTGTGCGAGTGCAGAACTCGCGCGCACGGTCACCTTATTCATGATATTGCTCCTTAAGAATGAGTGAATTACCGAGCATATGAACACACGTCAGGCGCTCAGTTTCAGCATTGGAGTGCCCGGCAGCACGGATCCACAATGTGATTTCCAAGCAATGAGTCGCGCCGATAATCTATATCCTTCCTGAGTCGTCATGTCCTTCGCGCGGCATCTCCGTAAAATTCGGTGGTTCCCGGGCATCTGCACGACTCTGCGTCAATCTGACCAGAAAGCCTGGCATTTAGTCCGCAGCGCCGTCGGTACGATGACGGACAATTCGGACAACTTTATCGGCAGCACACCGCGTTGACGAGTTGCTTGGTCACCGGGGCGCCTCAGAACATGAGCCACGCGTAGAAGAAGAAGGTGTTGTTGTCCGCTGCGCGTCTCAATGTTCCGTCGTAGTTGGAGTGGCTACCATTGAACTTGGTATAGCCCGTATATTGAAAGCCGTAGCGAACGTTCATCTGCGGGTCCCACACAAACTTGAATTTCGGCCAGTAGTTCAGCTCGACGATATAGCCCGTCGTATCCGGCTTACCGGATGTCGTGCCAAACCTTGCGAAATCCGCGTCTCCCGTCACTTTGAACGCGCCGGCGGTGATGCCGTAGGTGCGGTCGAACAGATAGGTGACCTTGGCCCGGGCCGAACGCAGGGTGGAATTGGGGTTGTCCTTGCTGCCGTTAGGGAAGCCAGACCGCCAGTCGGTCTTCTCGTGGATCAGGGCAGCCTGCGCGCTGACGATATGGCGGTCGTCCCTGCTGAAGAACTGGTACTGGGCATCGAATCCGAGATCGCGGAACCGGTCCCCGGCTGTCGCGCTGTCCGGTACCTCCACTGTCGCTATCGATCCAAAGTGGCCGATCGTGAAATTCTGATGCTCGCTGCCGAAGGTATAGGCGATGCGCCAGTATGGGTTGGCGCCATTGAGTGAAACTCTTTGATTGTCCGGCGAGCCGGCGCGGAGAACCGATAGCGCGCCTTTCGCCGTGTGATAGGAAGTCGCCTCCAGGTAGAGCGAATCCAGCAGGTAGGCATAGCCGCCAATCCCGGCTACCCGCACACCCGACTCCAGGAACGTTGAGGTGCCTCGGCCTGGCGCCGCGATACTCGGGCTCCAGTACGGAAAGCTCCATGCCGAGATGGTGTTGAAGACGTCCTGAACGGTGGGGTTGTTATGCAGGGTCAGACCGAAGAGCGTTGGCTTCTCCTCCGACCCGAACAGTTTCACCAGGCGCAGATCGGTATTGTCGAGCGCGCTATGGCCGGAGAACGTCTGGCTATCCGTGGTGCTGACATTGATGTAGGTCCACTGGATGAAGGCCCCGGCGTTATCCGTGATCTTTCCGCCGGAAAACAGGCTGACGGCCTCCGCAACAAATTCGTTATTCTTGCCGAACAGCTTGTCGCCGGTCGACTTGTCGGTATTGCCGTTGATCGAATTGCGTGAGACCACTGCCATCAGGGCAAGTGGCACCTTTTCGCGTTCCCCCAGGGCGTAACCCGCAAGCTTGAACTGCCGTCCGAATGGTGCCAGCTCCGGATAGACCGTATGGCAGCCGGAGCAGTTCAAGCCGGTTTGTCTGGCAAAAAGCGGATTGGCTTCCGTACGCTGAACAAGGCCAAGACTGGCAATCGCGCATAGTATGACGATGGCGCCTCTGATGCATGCGCGATGGGTACGCATTCGGCTGCTCCAGTTCTGGGCTTGGCTCCAGCTTGCAGGCAAATCTTAGGTCGCCCGGTCCCGATCTTTTAGGGGGAGATCTACTCCCGTGCGGCTGGGTGTATCACTACGGATCTCGCAACACATTGCGCCCGCTTCGGGGTGCGCCGCCGCCGCTGGAGCCGAACGTGGACTTGTCCTACCGCGAACGTAGGGAACCAACCCATGCCGCGTCCCGTTACTTGCCTGCCAAACTCGAAGAACGGGCGGATTTCC
The sequence above is drawn from the Cupriavidus sp. D39 genome and encodes:
- a CDS encoding DUF1206 domain-containing protein, whose protein sequence is MDGALHAILAQPLGRFLLTAVALGFVAFGLFAMLESRYRRM
- a CDS encoding DUF1206 domain-containing protein, which gives rise to MAPNSGGKAEQAGDSASLKALARVGLIAYGVVHLLIGWLALQIAWGAPAGKSADISGALRTLADQPFGRILLWLVAVGMVALALWQASEAIWGYRNRVGAKRVRNQVTSGAKAVIYAALGVSAASVVLGWGSWDAQSQQQTTSGVLAWPAGRVIVVVTGLIIIGVGVAGMVKGVKKSFNEEIDTSSMSPVARKGVARLGQVGYIAKGVALGVVGACSAMRR
- a CDS encoding cytochrome C, which encodes MRTHRACIRGAIVILCAIASLGLVQRTEANPLFARQTGLNCSGCHTVYPELAPFGRQFKLAGYALGEREKVPLALMAVVSRNSINGNTDKSTGDKLFGKNNEFVAEAVSLFSGGKITDNAGAFIQWTYINVSTTDSQTFSGHSALDNTDLRLVKLFGSEEKPTLFGLTLHNNPTVQDVFNTISAWSFPYWSPSIAAPGRGTSTFLESGVRVAGIGGYAYLLDSLYLEATSYHTAKGALSVLRAGSPDNQRVSLNGANPYWRIAYTFGSEHQNFTIGHFGSIATVEVPDSATAGDRFRDLGFDAQYQFFSRDDRHIVSAQAALIHEKTDWRSGFPNGSKDNPNSTLRSARAKVTYLFDRTYGITAGAFKVTGDADFARFGTTSGKPDTTGYIVELNYWPKFKFVWDPQMNVRYGFQYTGYTKFNGSHSNYDGTLRRAADNNTFFFYAWLMF